The following is a genomic window from Streptomyces lincolnensis.
TCGTCGTCGGGGACGACGACGGGGTGGGAGAAGCGGCGTACCGAGTACTCCACCAGCGCCCCGGGGTCGCCGACCCAGTCGGTGACGACACGCACCGCCTCGGCGATGGTGAAGGTGCCGTGGGCGATGACGTCGGGCAGGCCGACGGCCTTGGCGACGCGCTCGTTCCAGTGCGTCATCGTGTAGTCCGAGCAGGCGCCGCAGAAGCGCAGCAGATCCACCCGTTTGACCGTGAACTCGCGGCTCGGTATCTCGGTGCCGACGCCGACCTCGTCGTAGCGCACTCGCGCGGCCATCGTCGTCATCCCTCCCCGGGTGCGGCGGTGCCGCGCGAAAGGATCGTGTTGACGACGGTGCACACGTGCTCGCCGTCCACGGTGTCGATCGTGTGGGTCATGGTCCACTGCTCGTGTTCGCCCAGCACCCGCATGTCGTCGACCGTGGTGGTCTGCACGAGCCGGTCGCCCGGCTGGATGGGGCGCCGATGGGTGGTGCGCTGTGCGCGGTGCACGCAAACAGGTTCCTTCTTCTTGCCGAACTCCGGGTCGTACAGCGGCCAGCCGCCGAAGCGGAAGAAGAGCATCACGGCGAAGGACGGCGGTGCGATCACGTCCGGATAGCCAAGTTCCTTGGCCGCCTCGGGATCCAGGTAGGCCGGGTGGGTGTCGCCCGTCGCCAGGGCGTAGTCACGGATCTTCTCGCGGCTCACCTCGTAGATTTCCGTGGGCTTGTGGGTGCGCCCGACGAAGTCGTGGTTGAGTGCCATGACCGCCCCCAATTCGGTGTCTGGCGTGGTGCGTTCGGCCGATGGACCGATCGCTTCAGTCGCGGACCACGGTCTTGGTCCGCATGAGGAACTCCGCGAGATAGCCGTCGTGCGGGGTTCCCGGGCGCATCCAGTACGTCGGACGGTCGCCCACATGGACGTTGCTGATGGTGGGTTCGTCGACCAATTGCCCGATCAGCTGTTCGTCCTCGGTGATCGCGGTGAGTACGAGGCTGTTCTTCAGCGGCTCGATCCCGTCGGCCCTCGACCAGGGGGCCACCCAGACGCAGGGGAAGCCCAGTTCGATCCCGGCCTGCCGGGCGTCGCCGCGGGGCAGTTGGAACACGGCGGGGCGCAGTACGGCGCTGCCGTCGCCGAGTTCGTCCACGATGCCGTCCCCGCCGAGCCGGGCGGTGGTGCCCTCGGCGCTGCGCAGCAGACACCGCTCGACGGCGCGCGCCTCCTTCACGGGCTGTACGGGCAGGACGGCCTTCGGGTCCTGCGGCGGCAGGCTGGGGATGGCCGACAGCCTGTCGGCGATGGCCTCCGCCACCGGAGCGGGGTCGCCCTCGACGAAGACCGCTGTGGCGTTGACGCACGCCGTCCCGCCCTCGTCGCCGATCGAGTCGACGATGACGTCCAGATGCGAGCGCCAGTCGTCGCCGGTGATCAGGATCTTCGACCGGCCCGGCCCCTGCGGGAGCACGGTCGGG
Proteins encoded in this region:
- a CDS encoding MaoC/PaaZ C-terminal domain-containing protein; its protein translation is MAARVRYDEVGVGTEIPSREFTVKRVDLLRFCGACSDYTMTHWNERVAKAVGLPDVIAHGTFTIAEAVRVVTDWVGDPGALVEYSVRRFSHPVVVPDDDEGARLDVRGRIEKKLDDNQVVVRLSASSGGREVMSGARAVVRLA
- a CDS encoding FAS1-like dehydratase domain-containing protein, which codes for MALNHDFVGRTHKPTEIYEVSREKIRDYALATGDTHPAYLDPEAAKELGYPDVIAPPSFAVMLFFRFGGWPLYDPEFGKKKEPVCVHRAQRTTHRRPIQPGDRLVQTTTVDDMRVLGEHEQWTMTHTIDTVDGEHVCTVVNTILSRGTAAPGEG